A window from Primulina eburnea isolate SZY01 chromosome 2, ASM2296580v1, whole genome shotgun sequence encodes these proteins:
- the LOC140823667 gene encoding nascent polypeptide-associated complex subunit beta-like gives MNVDKLKKMAGSVRTGGKGTVRRKKKAVHKTTTTDDKRLQSTLKRIGVNAIPAIEEVNIFKEDVVIQFTNPKVQASIAANTWVVSGSPQTKKLQDILPQIIHQLGPDNLENLKKLAEQFQKQVPAAGTGAAATRIIEDNDDDVPDLVPGETFEAAAEESHAS, from the exons ATGAATGTGGATAAGTTAAAGAAGATGGCTGGTTCAGTCCGCACTGGTGGGAAGGGCACCGTGAGAAG AAAGAAGAAGGCAGTTCACAAAACAACCACCACAGATGATAAAAGACTTCAAAGCACCTTGAAGAGAATAGGAGTTAATGCAATACCTGCAATTGAGGAAGTCAATATCTTCAAGGAGGATGTAGTAATTCAGTTCACCAATCCTAAAG TTCAAGCATCTATTGCTGCCAACACTTGGGTTGTTAGTGGTTCTCCTCAGACCAAGA AATTGCAAGACATTCTTCCACAGATAATCCACCAATTGG GTCCCGATAACTTggagaacttgaagaaattggCAGAGCAGTTTCAGAAGCAAGTTCCTGCTGCTGGCACAGGTGCAGCTGCTACCAGAATAATAGAGGACAACGACGATGACGTGCCTGACCTTGTTCCAGGTGAAACATTTGAGGCCGCAGCAGAGGAGAGCCATGCTTCTTAA